In one window of Nicotiana tabacum cultivar K326 chromosome 12, ASM71507v2, whole genome shotgun sequence DNA:
- the LOC107829428 gene encoding serine/threonine-protein phosphatase PP2A-2 catalytic subunit-like, translating into MPSNADVDRQIEQLMECKPLAEAEVKILCDQARAILVEEWNVQPVKCPVTVCGDIHGQFYDLIELFRIGGNAPDTNYLFMGDYVDRGYYSVETVTLLVALKVRYRDRITILRGNHESRQITQVYGFYDECLRKYGNANVWKYFTDLFDYLPLTALIESQIFCLHGGLSPSLDTLDNIRSLDRIQEVPHEGPMCDLLWSDPDDRCGWGISPRGAGYTFGQDIASQFNHTNGLNLISRAHQLVMEGFNWCQDKNVVTVFSAPNYCYRCGNMAAILEIGENMEQNFLQFDPAPRQIEPDTTRKTPDYFL; encoded by the exons ATGCCGTCGAACGCGGATGTAGATCGGCAGATCGAGCAATTGATGGAGTGTAAGCCGCTGGCGGAAGCGGAGGTGAAGATACTGTGTGATCAAGCGAGGGCTATACTTGTGGAGGAATGGAATGTGCAGCCGGTGAAATGTCCAGTCACTGTTTGCGGTGATATTCATGGACAGTTCTACGATCTCATCGAGCTTTTTCGGATTGGTGGAAATGCTCCGGATACCAATTATCTCTTCATGGGCGATTATGTTG ACCGTGGATACTACTCAGTGGAGACTGTGACACTCTTGGTTGCTCTGAAGGTCCGTTATAGAGATAGAATTACGATTCTTAGGGGAAACCATGAAAGCCGGCAAATCACTCAAGT GTATGGCTTTTATGATGAATGCTTGAGGAAGTACGGAAATGCCAATGTTTGGAAGTACTTCACTGATCTTTTTGATTATCTACCACTGACAGCACTAATAGAGAGTCAG ATATTCTGTTTACATGGAGGACTCTCGCCTTCTCTGGATACGCTGGATAATATACGATCATTGGACCGTATACAAGAG GTTCCACATGAAGGACCAATGTGTGATCTCCTGTGGTCTGATCCAGATGATCGTTGTGGTTGGGGAATATCACCCCGAGGAGCTGGTTACACCTTTGGACAGGATATTGCATCTCAGTTCAACCACACCAATGGGCTCAATCTGATTTCTAGAGCCCATCAACTTGTCATGGAGGGTTTTAATTGGTGTCAG GATAAGAATGTTGTGACAGTATTTAGTGCTCCAAACTATTGTTACCGGTGTGGAAACATGGCTGCAATTCTAGAAATAGGTGAAAACATGGAGCAGAATTTCCTTCAGTTTGACCCAGCTCCGCGGCAGATAGAGCCTGACACCACAAGGAAGACTCCTGATTACTTTTTGTGA